Proteins encoded within one genomic window of Candidatus Aminicenantes bacterium:
- a CDS encoding sigma-54 dependent transcriptional regulator, whose amino-acid sequence MNQDATSISEDRLNVLVVDDEVNIRRVLAVCLETRGHRVTAVGRFPDALTEAGRQAFDLAFVDLRLGTDNGLDLIPRLLAESPWLKIVVITAYASVETAVEAMRRGAVDYIPKPFVPEQVLLVADRVGALRRMERRLSTLQDDLRRANPEVTFQTWNPGMARAIETARQVAGSEAVVLLRGPSGTGKSVLARAIHAWSPRSAKPLGIISCPSLSPELLESELFGHAKGSFTGAVRDNPGRIAACEGGTLLLDEIGDLPLSIQPKLLRFLQDREFERVGEARTRSADVRIIAATNADLGEAVARGSFREDLFYRLNVFPIELPSLRERVEDIGTLAAEMLDFFAGQNHKSGLAFSSDALEALRAYDWPGNIRELRNVVERAVILCPSGLVGVEHLPPGLVPCVPALQLGALVSLERIEEAHIRGVIAAARSLQEAAEILGIDQATLWRKRKLYGFD is encoded by the coding sequence ATGAATCAAGACGCGACGTCGATTTCCGAGGACCGGCTGAATGTCCTCGTCGTCGACGACGAGGTCAACATCCGCCGCGTGCTGGCTGTCTGCCTGGAAACACGCGGTCATCGCGTCACCGCCGTAGGGCGATTCCCTGATGCGCTGACGGAAGCCGGCCGGCAGGCCTTCGACTTGGCTTTCGTCGATCTCCGGTTGGGGACCGATAACGGCCTCGACCTCATTCCCCGTTTATTGGCGGAGTCGCCCTGGCTCAAGATCGTCGTCATAACCGCTTATGCTTCCGTCGAAACCGCGGTCGAGGCCATGCGCCGGGGCGCCGTCGATTACATCCCCAAGCCCTTCGTGCCCGAACAAGTCCTGCTTGTGGCGGACCGGGTGGGCGCGTTGCGCCGGATGGAGCGGCGGCTATCGACCTTGCAGGATGATCTCCGCCGAGCCAACCCGGAAGTCACATTCCAGACCTGGAATCCCGGGATGGCGAGGGCCATCGAAACCGCCCGCCAGGTGGCCGGATCCGAGGCGGTTGTCCTCCTGCGCGGGCCGAGCGGCACGGGCAAATCCGTGCTGGCCCGGGCCATCCATGCTTGGAGCCCCAGAAGCGCCAAACCGCTGGGGATCATCTCCTGCCCCTCGCTCAGCCCGGAGCTTTTAGAGAGCGAGCTCTTCGGCCATGCCAAAGGGTCGTTCACCGGCGCCGTCCGCGACAATCCCGGCCGCATCGCCGCCTGTGAAGGCGGGACTCTGCTGCTCGACGAGATCGGCGACCTGCCTCTTTCGATTCAGCCGAAGCTGTTGCGCTTTCTACAGGATCGGGAATTCGAGCGGGTCGGGGAAGCCCGAACCCGCAGTGCCGACGTCCGGATCATTGCCGCCACGAACGCCGACCTCGGAGAGGCGGTGGCGCGCGGCTCATTCCGCGAGGATCTGTTCTATCGCTTGAACGTTTTTCCGATCGAGCTTCCGTCCTTGCGGGAGCGGGTCGAGGACATCGGGACGCTGGCCGCGGAGATGCTGGACTTCTTCGCCGGCCAGAACCATAAATCCGGGCTGGCCTTTTCGTCCGATGCCTTGGAAGCGCTGCGGGCCTATGATTGGCCGGGGAATATCCGTGAACTCCGCAATGTCGTCGAGCGGGCCGTTATCCTCTGCCCCTCCGGCCTCGTCGGCGTCGAGCATCTGCCCCCGGGGCTGGTTCCTTGCGTGCCCGCCCTCCAACTCGGTGCCCTGGTCTCCCTGGAACGGATCGAGGAAGCCCATATCCGCGGCGTCATCGCGGCGGCCCGCTCGCTCCAGGAAGCCGCTGAAATCCTGGGCATCGATCAAGCCACTCTATGGCGGAAGCGGAAGCTCTACGGGTTCGACTGA
- a CDS encoding ATP-binding protein, with protein sequence MAKISVLGRSIDVILRENFKSVIACQSMKEALERIDSGVLFSFMGRPDESRRLVEDNRKTFAAALDAELRNITVPGEGEKAEKIPALYAAYTASIDAVVDASRPLAERQALYLDGLYPRFLELKGLAQNILDLNQANMVEANDRARARAAAAHRQLLMVIIATAAVALIYSLSIRRWILWPIRRLTVFADEARRGNLDLVLQPKGRDEIGRLAEAFNDMAEGLRRLRRQDRLEIQRTRRATEEVFKALPTPIAVLDLDGRVELATEPADRLFGLKPGVDARSLGQDWLTTLIDRAAAENRPAEPKDGTAGFLQRFDGLSERLFHPVVLPLSTAGGPDEPSGLAVLLLDVTHLHEQLELKRSVVATVSHQLKTPLTALRMSLHMLLDDSLGDLNPKQAELAIAARDESERLVRIVNDLLDIDRIESGRAQMAIQPVDPVSLVRDAADRHFFEARDRGVTLAASVPPDLPRVLADRGRIALVLDNLLSNAFRYTEAGGSIRIEAESDPVGVRFRVRDTGRGIPREHLDQVFAPFFRAPGQDPASGVGLGLAIVKETIRHHGGEVGVESEPGQGTMFWFTLPAAGGETEGPKVEAVRP encoded by the coding sequence ATGGCGAAAATCTCCGTCTTGGGGCGTTCTATCGATGTCATCCTGCGCGAAAACTTTAAGAGCGTCATCGCCTGCCAGTCCATGAAGGAGGCCCTGGAGCGCATCGACAGCGGCGTCCTGTTCTCCTTCATGGGCCGTCCGGACGAGAGCCGCCGGCTGGTCGAGGACAACCGCAAAACCTTCGCCGCGGCGCTCGACGCGGAGCTTCGCAACATCACCGTTCCCGGAGAAGGGGAGAAAGCCGAAAAAATCCCGGCCCTTTATGCCGCCTATACTGCTTCCATCGACGCTGTCGTCGATGCCTCCCGTCCGCTGGCCGAGCGCCAGGCCCTCTATCTCGACGGCCTTTATCCCCGGTTTCTCGAGCTCAAGGGATTGGCCCAGAACATCCTGGATCTCAATCAGGCCAATATGGTTGAAGCCAACGACAGGGCCCGGGCCCGGGCCGCGGCGGCCCATCGCCAGCTCCTGATGGTCATTATCGCCACGGCGGCCGTCGCCCTCATCTATAGCTTGTCCATCCGGCGCTGGATCTTATGGCCGATTCGCCGTTTGACGGTCTTTGCCGATGAAGCCAGGCGCGGCAACCTCGACCTCGTCCTCCAGCCCAAGGGCCGCGACGAGATCGGCCGTTTGGCCGAGGCCTTCAACGACATGGCCGAAGGGCTTAGGCGCCTGCGCCGGCAGGACCGGCTGGAAATCCAGCGAACTCGCCGGGCCACTGAGGAAGTGTTCAAAGCCCTGCCGACGCCGATCGCCGTTCTCGACCTCGATGGCCGCGTCGAGCTGGCGACCGAGCCGGCCGACCGGTTGTTCGGGCTCAAGCCGGGAGTGGACGCCAGAAGCCTGGGCCAGGATTGGCTGACGACCCTGATCGACCGGGCGGCGGCGGAGAACCGGCCGGCCGAACCGAAGGACGGAACGGCCGGCTTTCTGCAGAGATTCGACGGCTTGAGCGAGCGCTTGTTCCATCCCGTCGTCCTGCCGCTGTCCACGGCCGGCGGGCCCGACGAGCCGTCCGGCCTGGCCGTCCTTCTGCTCGACGTCACCCATCTGCACGAGCAGCTTGAGCTCAAGCGAAGTGTGGTGGCCACCGTCTCCCATCAGCTGAAGACCCCGCTGACCGCCCTGCGGATGTCTCTCCATATGCTTCTTGACGATAGCCTAGGCGACCTCAACCCCAAGCAGGCCGAATTGGCCATCGCGGCCCGCGACGAAAGCGAGAGGCTGGTTCGCATCGTCAATGACCTGCTGGACATAGATCGCATCGAATCCGGACGGGCCCAAATGGCCATCCAGCCCGTGGATCCGGTTTCGCTGGTCCGGGACGCGGCCGACCGCCATTTTTTCGAGGCCAGGGATCGCGGCGTCACCCTGGCGGCTTCCGTGCCGCCGGATCTGCCCCGTGTCCTGGCCGACCGGGGCCGGATCGCCCTGGTCCTCGATAATCTGCTGTCCAATGCTTTCCGTTATACCGAGGCGGGCGGATCGATCCGCATCGAGGCCGAAAGCGACCCGGTCGGAGTCCGATTCCGTGTCCGCGATACGGGCCGGGGCATCCCGCGCGAGCATCTCGACCAGGTCTTTGCGCCGTTCTTCCGCGCCCCCGGACAGGACCCCGCTTCGGGCGTGGGGCTGGGACTGGCCATCGTCAAAGAGACAATCCGCCATCACGGCGGCGAGGTCGGCGTCGAAAGCGAGCCGGGGCAAGGGACGATGTTCTGGTTCACCCTGCCGGCGGCCGGAGGCGAAACCGAAGGGCCGAAGGTCGAGGCGGTGCGTCCATGA
- the kdpA gene encoding potassium-transporting ATPase subunit KdpA → MSLMTMAVILLGASALSFPLGRWMAVVFESPSPEAAGTGLRARILRAVGGRAVDEDQSAGRYIRSLLVFNAVLFVLVVLILSLQAVLPGNPDHKGRLSFHLIFHIASSFVTNTNLQHYSGEATLSPAAQIYGLMVLQFLSAATGLAALAALARGLSGRVKVGNFLRDVVSAALFVLLPLSLVGGAVLVLGGVPMTWGGAVTARTLEGGIQTISRGPVAAFEAIKQIGSNGGGYFGPNSAHPFENPTGLTNLIEMLAMLILPMACVWMFGRMTRRRRHAAVVFGVMAVLILVNVTLCLGLEMRPSPVFRVPAAAPASLNWEGQELRFGSGAGPFWSALTASLGNGSVNGMLDSHHPATVLILLVGMWTNVAFGGVGVGFINMFLYIVIGVFICGLMVGRTPEYMSRKIETPEMKLALFGLLVHPILILGGTVLFTAIPRLAGFSPPLGAHGFSRILYEFTSASANNGSGLEGLADGTAAWNLASAAVMMIGRYLPIVLPLLIGGRLAAKAPTPETAGSFRIDTPLFGFILLGTVLLVGALLFMPVAVLGPVTEILAGPGR, encoded by the coding sequence ATGAGTCTGATGACGATGGCCGTCATTCTGCTGGGCGCGTCGGCCCTGTCTTTTCCGCTGGGCCGTTGGATGGCGGTCGTCTTCGAATCGCCCTCCCCCGAGGCGGCCGGGACCGGCCTGCGGGCTCGGATTCTGCGCGCGGTCGGCGGCCGGGCCGTCGACGAGGATCAGTCGGCCGGCCGCTACATCCGGTCGCTTCTGGTTTTCAACGCCGTTCTCTTTGTCCTGGTCGTCCTGATCCTGTCCTTGCAAGCCGTCCTGCCGGGGAACCCCGACCATAAAGGCCGGTTGTCTTTTCACCTCATCTTCCACATCGCCTCTTCTTTCGTCACCAACACCAACCTGCAACATTATTCCGGCGAGGCCACATTGAGCCCGGCGGCCCAGATCTACGGCCTGATGGTCCTCCAGTTCCTCTCGGCCGCGACCGGCTTGGCCGCCTTGGCTGCCCTGGCCCGCGGCTTGTCCGGCCGCGTCAAGGTCGGCAACTTCCTTCGCGACGTCGTTTCGGCCGCGCTCTTCGTCTTGCTCCCGCTGTCGCTTGTAGGCGGAGCCGTTCTCGTTCTGGGCGGCGTGCCGATGACTTGGGGCGGCGCCGTGACGGCTCGGACGCTGGAAGGGGGGATCCAGACGATCTCCCGCGGCCCCGTGGCCGCCTTCGAGGCCATCAAGCAAATCGGCTCCAACGGCGGCGGATATTTCGGTCCCAACTCCGCCCATCCCTTTGAAAACCCGACCGGGCTGACCAACCTCATCGAAATGCTGGCCATGCTGATCCTTCCGATGGCCTGCGTCTGGATGTTCGGCCGGATGACCCGGCGGCGCCGCCATGCCGCCGTCGTCTTCGGGGTTATGGCCGTCCTGATCTTAGTGAACGTCACCCTCTGCTTGGGGCTGGAGATGCGCCCTTCCCCGGTGTTCCGCGTTCCCGCGGCCGCGCCGGCGAGCCTGAATTGGGAGGGCCAGGAGCTGCGTTTCGGATCCGGGGCGGGGCCGTTTTGGTCCGCCCTGACGGCTTCCCTGGGCAACGGATCGGTCAACGGCATGCTGGACAGCCATCATCCCGCCACGGTCCTCATTCTCCTCGTCGGGATGTGGACGAACGTCGCCTTCGGCGGGGTCGGAGTCGGCTTCATCAACATGTTCCTCTATATCGTCATCGGGGTCTTCATCTGCGGTCTGATGGTCGGGCGGACGCCGGAGTATATGTCGCGCAAGATTGAAACTCCGGAAATGAAGCTGGCCCTGTTCGGACTCCTCGTGCATCCGATCTTGATCCTGGGCGGGACGGTCTTATTCACGGCCATCCCCAGGCTGGCCGGGTTCTCGCCTCCCCTGGGCGCTCACGGCTTCAGCCGGATCCTCTACGAGTTCACTTCGGCCTCGGCTAATAACGGTTCCGGCCTGGAGGGCTTGGCCGACGGCACCGCGGCCTGGAATCTGGCCAGCGCTGCGGTCATGATGATCGGGCGCTATCTGCCGATCGTCCTGCCGCTCCTTATCGGCGGCCGGCTCGCCGCCAAGGCTCCCACGCCCGAGACCGCGGGCTCGTTCCGCATCGATACGCCGCTGTTCGGTTTCATCCTATTGGGGACGGTCCTCCTGGTGGGGGCTCTGCTGTTCATGCCTGTCGCCGTCCTCGGTCCGGTGACGGAGATTCTGGCCGGCCCGGGACGATGA
- the kdpB gene encoding potassium-transporting ATPase subunit KdpB: MRAAAGPIIKRNPRKEIRAKAAARLFDPAQTRAAAGEAFRMLAPRRMARNPVMFVTEMGAFVSTVALFDRSTGRADGFAYTLAVVSVLWLTVLFANFAEALAEARGRAQAEGLRKTRQSTQARRRTASGEESVLSESLRRGDLVIVRAGEIIPGDGEVVEGIATVDESAITGESAPVVREAGTDRSGVTGGTRVLSDGIVVRITAGAGESFLDRMIALVEGASRQKTPNELALTVTLAGLTLAFLLVTGALGPIGRAFGVRIPVPTLVALLVCLIPTTIGALLAAIGLAGMDRALAANVVAKSGKAVELAGDIDTLLLDKTGTITVGDRQAVEFFPLAGVAKAELAEAAVIASFGDPTPEGRSIVRLGELTLGASMPRPPADALLIPFSAETRLSGLDALDGRSFRKGAADAIESDIRRRGGPIPPALREAVAVVARGGRTPIVVSAGPRALGVVSLSDVLKPGIRDRFVRLRAMGLRVIMVTGDNPLTAAAIAAEAGVDGYLAEAKPEDKLDFIRREQKAGRLVSMMGDGTNDAPALAQADIGVAMNSGTQAAKEAGNMVDLDNDPTKLIEVIEIGKQLLITRGAMTTFSVANDVAKYFAIIPAIFRLAVPRLGILNIMGLATPQSAVLSALIFNALIIPALIPLALRGVRYRPRGGEALLRRNLLVYGLGGLIAPFLGIKLIDWMMGWAGLF; the protein is encoded by the coding sequence ATGAGAGCCGCCGCCGGACCGATCATCAAGCGGAATCCCCGCAAGGAGATCCGAGCCAAGGCCGCGGCCCGGCTGTTCGATCCCGCCCAAACAAGGGCTGCGGCCGGCGAGGCCTTCCGGATGCTGGCGCCCCGGCGCATGGCCCGCAACCCGGTCATGTTCGTAACCGAGATGGGGGCCTTCGTCTCCACTGTGGCGCTTTTCGATCGTTCCACTGGCCGGGCGGACGGATTCGCTTACACCCTGGCCGTCGTTTCCGTCCTCTGGCTGACGGTCCTGTTCGCCAACTTCGCCGAGGCCCTGGCCGAAGCCCGCGGACGGGCCCAGGCCGAGGGGTTGCGCAAGACCCGCCAGTCGACTCAAGCCCGCCGCCGGACCGCGTCCGGCGAGGAGTCCGTTCTCTCCGAGTCCCTTCGCCGCGGCGACCTCGTGATCGTACGGGCGGGAGAGATCATCCCCGGCGACGGCGAGGTCGTGGAGGGGATCGCCACCGTGGACGAGTCGGCGATCACGGGCGAATCCGCTCCCGTCGTCCGCGAAGCCGGAACGGACCGCTCGGGCGTCACCGGGGGGACACGCGTCCTCTCGGACGGCATCGTCGTCCGCATTACGGCCGGGGCGGGCGAATCCTTTCTCGACCGGATGATCGCCCTGGTCGAGGGCGCATCCCGCCAGAAGACGCCCAACGAGCTGGCCTTGACCGTGACCCTGGCCGGATTGACGCTGGCCTTCCTTCTGGTGACCGGCGCCTTGGGCCCGATCGGTCGGGCTTTCGGCGTCCGGATTCCCGTCCCGACGCTCGTCGCCCTGCTGGTCTGCCTTATTCCAACCACGATCGGCGCCCTCCTGGCGGCTATCGGTCTGGCCGGCATGGACAGGGCCTTGGCGGCCAACGTGGTGGCCAAGAGCGGCAAGGCCGTCGAGCTGGCCGGCGATATCGACACTCTCCTGTTGGACAAGACAGGGACGATCACCGTCGGCGACCGCCAGGCGGTGGAGTTCTTCCCCTTGGCCGGCGTCGCCAAGGCCGAGCTGGCGGAGGCGGCCGTCATCGCCTCGTTCGGCGACCCCACGCCCGAGGGCCGATCCATCGTCCGCCTGGGCGAGCTGACGCTCGGCGCTTCGATGCCCCGCCCGCCGGCTGATGCCTTGCTCATTCCTTTCAGCGCTGAAACAAGGCTTTCCGGCCTGGACGCGTTGGACGGTCGGTCCTTCCGCAAGGGCGCGGCCGACGCCATCGAGTCCGATATCCGCCGCCGCGGCGGTCCGATTCCCCCCGCCCTGCGGGAGGCCGTCGCTGTCGTGGCCCGCGGCGGCCGGACGCCGATCGTCGTATCGGCTGGGCCGCGGGCTCTAGGAGTCGTCTCGCTGTCGGACGTCCTCAAGCCCGGCATCCGCGACCGCTTTGTCCGCCTGCGGGCCATGGGCCTGCGGGTCATCATGGTCACCGGCGACAATCCGCTGACGGCCGCCGCCATCGCCGCCGAAGCGGGGGTGGACGGTTACTTGGCCGAGGCCAAGCCCGAGGACAAGCTGGACTTCATCCGGCGCGAACAGAAGGCCGGCCGCTTGGTCTCGATGATGGGCGATGGGACCAATGACGCCCCCGCCCTGGCCCAGGCCGACATCGGAGTGGCCATGAACTCGGGCACCCAGGCGGCCAAGGAAGCCGGGAACATGGTCGACCTGGACAACGATCCGACCAAGCTGATCGAGGTCATCGAGATCGGCAAGCAGCTTCTCATCACCCGGGGGGCGATGACGACGTTTTCGGTGGCCAACGATGTGGCCAAGTATTTCGCCATCATCCCGGCCATTTTCCGCTTGGCCGTGCCGCGCCTGGGTATTCTCAACATCATGGGCCTGGCCACACCCCAGAGCGCCGTGTTGTCGGCGCTGATCTTCAATGCCCTGATCATTCCCGCCCTCATTCCCTTGGCCCTGCGGGGCGTCCGATACAGGCCGCGCGGCGGCGAAGCCCTGTTGCGGCGCAATCTCCTCGTCTATGGATTGGGCGGTCTTATAGCGCCTTTTCTGGGCATTAAGCTGATCGATTGGATGATGGGCTGGGCAGGGCTTTTTTGA
- a CDS encoding potassium-transporting ATPase subunit C has protein sequence MIQKKGAEWIRETAASLRIAAVSLVVLGGIYPVLLGGLGKAVVPSAAAGWLVRDAAGAVVGSALMAQKFSRPEYFWPRPSAVDFNASAAGGSNLPPGSPDLAARVKARIAELGGTTANPVPVDLLAASGSGLDPHITLAGAEFQIDRVAAARRLEPAILRDWLRAWSRARREGRGQAPLVNVLGLNRTLDERFGRPPVAAAPARKEAR, from the coding sequence ATGATCCAAAAAAAAGGGGCCGAATGGATTCGGGAGACGGCGGCTTCGCTGCGGATCGCCGCCGTCTCGTTGGTGGTCCTGGGCGGGATTTACCCCGTGCTCCTCGGCGGTCTGGGGAAGGCGGTGGTCCCTTCCGCCGCCGCCGGATGGCTGGTGCGCGATGCGGCCGGAGCCGTCGTCGGCAGCGCATTGATGGCCCAGAAGTTCAGCCGGCCGGAATACTTTTGGCCGCGGCCCTCGGCCGTCGACTTCAACGCTTCGGCGGCTGGTGGGAGCAACCTCCCGCCCGGAAGCCCGGATTTGGCGGCCCGGGTGAAGGCGCGGATCGCGGAGCTTGGTGGGACAACCGCGAATCCCGTCCCGGTCGACCTCCTGGCCGCTTCCGGCAGCGGGCTTGATCCCCACATCACCCTGGCCGGCGCGGAATTCCAGATCGATCGCGTGGCGGCGGCTCGCCGTCTCGAACCCGCCATCCTCCGGGATTGGCTGCGGGCCTGGTCCCGCGCCCGGCGCGAGGGCCGCGGCCAGGCCCCGTTGGTCAATGTCCTGGGCTTGAATAGAACTTTGGACGAGCGCTTCGGCCGTCCGCCCGTTGCGGCGGCCCCGGCGCGGAAGGAGGCACGATGA
- a CDS encoding PTS sugar transporter subunit IIA yields the protein MIGNRADSFLRLIRRSQRGKLKIYLGYCAGVGKTFQMLQDGHRLAAEGIDVVIGYVEPHGRAETQALTAGLEAVPRRKTPYRGIDLEEMDLDAVLARRPAVVLVDELAHTNVPGGRNEKRFQDVEEILAAGIHVVSTLNIQHLESLYNMVEGAVGVKVRERVPDKIVLDADQIVNVDVTTEDLLKRLGEGKIYPRERISSALASFFRAENLEQLRELTLRELASQIDVRRRDPGHEESRSGLDQVLVCLGSRGPNSEALLRYGSRLAGRLNRNWYALYVQTPNENPELIDAQTQRILSNTLALARRLGATVFTYKGENVVETILRFAREYRIGHIVIGRPRPVSRMKRLIGRRDVAECLIRQARGLTVVVADNRVEAIGTVGEGAAPLVREAMEDSRPASKSAFEQASIRAVIWREPMAKEEAYRKLLHQALAGSPGIDEARVWDILRSREAQGSTYLAEDLALPHARIEGLDEPILGVASAAKGIHEPETGRVVRIVFLLLSPVQPSDCHVRLLAELGSMARDDAFMQGLAAAPNPREIVDRVRATLLGA from the coding sequence ATGATCGGAAATCGAGCCGACAGCTTTTTACGCCTGATCCGGAGATCGCAGCGGGGGAAGCTCAAGATCTACCTCGGCTATTGCGCCGGCGTGGGTAAGACCTTCCAGATGCTGCAGGACGGCCACCGCCTGGCGGCCGAAGGAATCGACGTCGTCATCGGCTACGTCGAGCCCCACGGCCGGGCCGAGACGCAGGCCTTGACCGCCGGCCTGGAGGCCGTGCCCCGGCGCAAAACTCCCTATCGGGGCATTGATCTTGAGGAGATGGACCTGGACGCGGTTCTGGCCCGGCGGCCCGCCGTCGTCCTGGTGGACGAGCTGGCCCATACCAACGTCCCCGGAGGCCGCAACGAGAAGCGATTCCAGGACGTCGAGGAGATTCTGGCCGCCGGCATCCATGTCGTCTCCACCCTCAACATCCAGCATCTGGAAAGCCTCTATAACATGGTCGAGGGGGCGGTGGGGGTCAAAGTCCGGGAGCGGGTGCCCGATAAGATCGTCCTCGACGCCGATCAGATCGTCAATGTCGACGTGACGACCGAGGATCTGCTCAAGCGGTTGGGCGAAGGCAAGATCTATCCGCGCGAGCGGATCTCCTCGGCCCTGGCCTCCTTCTTCCGGGCCGAAAACCTGGAGCAACTGCGTGAGCTGACCCTGCGCGAGCTGGCCTCCCAGATCGACGTCCGGCGCCGCGATCCCGGCCACGAGGAATCACGATCCGGATTGGATCAGGTCCTGGTCTGCCTGGGATCGAGGGGGCCGAACAGCGAGGCGCTGCTGCGATACGGCTCTCGCCTGGCCGGGCGTTTGAACCGCAATTGGTACGCGCTCTACGTCCAGACGCCCAACGAGAACCCCGAGCTGATCGACGCCCAGACCCAGCGGATCCTTTCCAATACTCTGGCCCTCGCCCGGCGCTTGGGGGCGACTGTATTTACGTACAAAGGGGAGAACGTCGTCGAGACCATCCTCCGCTTCGCCCGGGAATACCGGATCGGCCACATCGTCATCGGCCGGCCACGCCCGGTCTCCCGGATGAAACGGCTGATCGGCCGCCGCGACGTCGCCGAATGCCTGATCCGGCAAGCGCGGGGCTTGACGGTGGTCGTCGCCGACAACCGCGTCGAGGCGATCGGAACGGTCGGCGAGGGGGCGGCGCCCTTGGTGCGCGAAGCGATGGAAGACAGCCGCCCGGCTTCGAAGTCGGCCTTCGAGCAGGCGTCGATCCGGGCCGTGATCTGGCGGGAGCCGATGGCCAAGGAGGAAGCTTACCGCAAGCTCCTGCACCAGGCTCTGGCCGGAAGTCCCGGCATCGATGAGGCCAGAGTCTGGGACATCTTGCGTTCGCGGGAAGCCCAGGGGTCCACTTATTTGGCCGAGGACCTGGCTTTGCCGCACGCCAGGATCGAGGGATTGGACGAGCCGATTCTGGGCGTGGCTTCGGCCGCGAAAGGGATCCACGAACCCGAGACCGGCCGCGTCGTCAGGATCGTCTTCCTGCTTCTCTCTCCGGTCCAGCCAAGTGATTGCCATGTCCGGCTCCTGGCCGAACTGGGGTCGATGGCCCGCGACGACGCTTTCATGCAGGGGTTGGCGGCGGCGCCGAACCCGCGCGAGATCGTCGATCGGGTTCGGGCCACCCTTCTAGGCGCCTAG
- a CDS encoding alpha/beta hydrolase produces the protein MRRLTVALCVLALMAAQSFSRPWDEASALEVASGYVNVEGGRLFYEQAGEGQNIVLLHDGMVDREVWDAQFPVLAKNYRVVRYDRRAYGKSSDPQAPYSDIEDLNRLFTQLKIDRATLFGMSSGGALALDFTLKHPEKVSALVLVGAVVYGYKYSSHMMTRGGHMKSRAELSDPHKMIRYFGREDPYEIYAENTKAKEIFVKLMEANIHQPKGEFYKPADRPAAKFLSEIKVPALVLVGEYDIPDVHAHAGVIEFGIPDARREIILKSGHLIPLEQPEAFNTAVLNFLNGK, from the coding sequence ATGAGAAGACTCACGGTCGCTTTATGCGTTCTGGCTTTGATGGCCGCCCAGTCATTTTCACGGCCCTGGGATGAAGCCTCGGCCCTTGAAGTCGCTTCCGGGTACGTCAACGTCGAGGGCGGGCGGCTGTTTTATGAGCAAGCCGGTGAAGGCCAAAACATCGTTCTATTGCATGACGGGATGGTCGACCGGGAAGTCTGGGACGCGCAATTCCCCGTCCTGGCCAAGAATTACAGAGTCGTCAGGTACGATCGCCGCGCCTACGGCAAATCGTCCGACCCGCAAGCTCCCTACTCGGACATCGAGGACCTCAATCGGCTATTCACTCAATTAAAGATCGATCGGGCGACCCTATTCGGCATGTCCTCCGGCGGTGCGCTGGCCCTGGATTTCACCTTGAAGCACCCCGAAAAAGTATCGGCCTTGGTCCTGGTCGGAGCCGTCGTTTACGGCTACAAATATTCCTCTCACATGATGACTCGCGGGGGCCATATGAAATCGCGAGCGGAGCTGTCCGATCCGCACAAGATGATCCGGTATTTCGGCCGGGAGGATCCCTACGAAATCTATGCCGAAAACACCAAGGCCAAGGAAATATTCGTGAAATTGATGGAGGCCAACATCCATCAGCCCAAGGGCGAGTTCTACAAACCGGCCGATAGACCCGCCGCCAAGTTTCTTTCGGAGATCAAGGTCCCGGCCTTGGTGCTGGTCGGCGAATACGACATCCCGGATGTTCACGCGCACGCCGGGGTCATCGAATTCGGCATTCCCGACGCGCGGCGGGAGATCATTCTCAAATCCGGTCATCTCATTCCGTTGGAGCAGCCCGAAGCCTTTAATACGGCCGTCCTGAATTTTTTAAATGGAAAATAG